A single region of the Oleispira antarctica RB-8 genome encodes:
- the poxA gene encoding Lysyl-tRNA synthetase, whose product MSVSVNWKPSATLEALNARAALNRSIREFFIDTNALEVELPILNHAPVADMNIEAIAVPATEIMPKLYLHTSPEYSMKRLLCAGSGDIYALGKVFRAGEAGGRHNPEFTMLEWYRLGMDHQELMHEVADLLEEVFSDSTLELIDAPLYLTYQQAVIQYAGVDPFTASDDDIKQLGIELAAGDLELNRDGWLDMIMSHKVEKALPENQLVFIYNYPASQAALAKLNKDDNGQMIAERFEVYLNSLELANGYHELTDSKEQRQRFEQELRATDRPIDEKLLTAMADTEAGLPDCAGVAMGVDRILMLQLGMKTIAEVISFSADAC is encoded by the coding sequence ATGTCGGTATCAGTGAATTGGAAACCCAGCGCAACCCTAGAGGCATTAAATGCCCGTGCAGCGCTTAACCGCAGCATTCGCGAATTCTTTATCGACACCAATGCCTTAGAAGTCGAGCTGCCAATTCTTAATCATGCACCCGTAGCGGATATGAATATCGAAGCGATTGCTGTGCCTGCTACCGAGATAATGCCGAAGTTGTATTTGCATACCTCGCCAGAATATTCGATGAAGCGTTTGTTGTGCGCCGGTAGTGGTGATATTTACGCGCTGGGAAAAGTCTTTCGCGCAGGTGAAGCGGGTGGTCGACATAACCCTGAATTTACCATGCTGGAATGGTATCGCCTAGGTATGGATCACCAAGAGTTAATGCATGAAGTCGCTGATTTATTGGAAGAAGTTTTCAGTGATTCTACCCTTGAATTAATTGATGCACCGTTATATTTAACCTACCAACAAGCGGTTATTCAATATGCAGGTGTAGATCCTTTTACGGCGAGCGATGACGATATCAAGCAGTTAGGTATTGAGTTAGCGGCTGGAGATTTAGAACTCAATCGTGATGGCTGGCTCGATATGATCATGAGTCACAAGGTAGAAAAAGCCTTGCCAGAAAACCAATTAGTTTTTATTTATAACTACCCCGCAAGCCAGGCGGCATTAGCTAAGTTAAATAAAGACGATAACGGACAAATGATTGCTGAGCGTTTTGAGGTCTATCTAAACAGCTTAGAGCTGGCCAATGGTTATCATGAGCTGACTGATAGCAAAGAACAGCGCCAGCGTTTTGAGCAAGAATTAAGGGCAACCGATCGGCCCATTGATGAAAAATTATTAACTGCGATGGCTGATACTGAAGCAGGTCTGCCAGACTGTGCAGGTGTTGCCATGGGGGTCGACCGCATCTTAATGCTGCAGCTGGGCATGAAAACGATTGCTGAAGTGATTAGCTTTTCTGCGGACGCTTGTTAG
- a CDS encoding probable transcriptional regulator, TetR family: MPKPSRAEAKQASREALIQSAMELMPKKGIDVSLDELCAHAGYTRGAFYVHFKNRDELTLEVMTINGESWLNSIFKPQADGEAEDLFTMVQRFLTEMVSGTYPISQEAGLRPHQLLDACARSEPIKQRYLELVTDSIRRLTANVQQSQDKQQLKQAIDPEQIASLLLALAIGVHTLHDLDYPIDFAKGSMTLLQLLAK, from the coding sequence ATGCCTAAACCCAGTCGAGCGGAAGCCAAACAAGCAAGCCGTGAAGCCTTAATACAATCTGCAATGGAGCTGATGCCCAAAAAAGGTATTGATGTCAGTCTGGATGAGCTTTGTGCACACGCGGGTTATACCCGTGGCGCTTTTTATGTGCATTTTAAAAATCGTGACGAGCTGACATTAGAAGTCATGACGATTAACGGTGAGAGTTGGCTGAATTCGATTTTCAAACCCCAAGCCGATGGGGAGGCAGAAGATTTATTTACCATGGTGCAGCGTTTCTTAACCGAGATGGTTTCTGGTACTTATCCAATTTCTCAAGAAGCAGGTTTACGTCCCCACCAGCTTTTAGATGCCTGTGCTCGTAGCGAACCGATTAAGCAGCGTTATTTGGAATTAGTGACCGATAGCATTCGTCGTTTAACTGCCAACGTGCAGCAAAGCCAAGATAAGCAACAACTAAAGCAAGCGATCGACCCAGAACAAATTGCCTCATTATTATTAGCACTGGCGATTGGTGTACATACTCTGCATGACTTAGATTACCCCATCGATTTTGCCAAGGGCTCGATGACGTTATTACAATTATTAGCGAAGTAG
- a CDS encoding Cyclohexanone monooxygenase translates to MNAIADSKENIIAQHDVIVIGSGFSGIGAGIRLTQEGINDFIILEKHQSLGGTWRDNTYPGCECDVPSALYSYSFAQNKKWSKVFAGQKEILTYTEKTARDFGIMPFLRFGIHVQNIVWQEAQQHWLIDTEQGTYQANKVISCVGYLHEPILPTISGLDSFKGDVFHSSRWNHEVDLTGKRVAVIGTGASAIQFIPEIQAKVKELIAFQRTPQWILPKPDIKVNKLVRALFQLPFTLNLFRKTLYLGMEIFGLGFRKPVILKRLQGLATWHINRHIKNEALKKKIIPDYTMGCKRVLLSNHYYKALAKDNVEVVASGVDRIEGNTIIASNGERCEADVIILGTGFHVSDVPIAKHVQGKSGKTMNDIWQGSPEAYRGTTITDFPNFFLVLGPNLAIGHNSAFIIIEAQLNYVMGALTEMRDNNLSRLEVNSAAQKVYNEKVQQDLQTTVWNTGGCSSYYIDENGKNSIGFPWSTFKLRKMLAKFDGQAYSLDKKSES, encoded by the coding sequence ATGAATGCCATAGCAGATAGCAAAGAAAATATAATCGCCCAGCACGATGTCATCGTTATTGGCTCAGGCTTCAGTGGTATCGGTGCGGGTATTCGTTTAACCCAAGAAGGTATTAACGATTTTATAATCTTAGAAAAACATCAGAGCTTAGGTGGTACTTGGCGAGACAATACTTACCCAGGTTGCGAATGTGATGTGCCTTCTGCTTTATACTCGTATTCATTCGCGCAGAATAAAAAGTGGAGCAAGGTATTCGCAGGGCAAAAAGAAATTTTAACCTACACAGAAAAAACAGCCCGCGATTTTGGCATCATGCCTTTCCTGCGTTTTGGTATTCATGTTCAGAATATCGTTTGGCAAGAAGCTCAGCAGCATTGGTTAATTGATACTGAGCAAGGAACTTACCAAGCAAACAAGGTAATTTCATGTGTAGGGTATTTGCACGAACCTATTTTGCCAACGATATCCGGTTTAGACAGTTTCAAGGGCGATGTCTTTCATTCATCGCGTTGGAATCATGAAGTCGATTTAACGGGCAAGCGTGTGGCAGTGATTGGGACGGGGGCATCGGCGATTCAGTTTATTCCTGAGATACAAGCAAAAGTAAAAGAACTAATAGCCTTTCAGCGTACACCACAATGGATCTTGCCTAAGCCTGATATTAAAGTGAATAAATTAGTCCGTGCTTTATTTCAGCTGCCTTTTACTTTAAACCTGTTTCGTAAGACGCTCTATTTAGGTATGGAAATTTTTGGTCTAGGATTTCGAAAACCGGTGATATTAAAACGATTACAAGGCCTAGCGACATGGCATATTAATCGTCACATTAAAAATGAAGCATTAAAGAAAAAAATCATCCCGGATTATACTATGGGTTGTAAACGGGTTTTATTGAGTAATCATTATTACAAAGCACTGGCTAAAGATAATGTTGAGGTTGTCGCTAGTGGTGTCGATAGAATAGAAGGTAATACCATTATCGCGAGCAATGGCGAAAGGTGTGAAGCTGATGTGATTATTTTAGGTACCGGCTTTCATGTATCCGACGTGCCTATCGCTAAACACGTACAAGGTAAAAGCGGTAAAACCATGAACGACATCTGGCAAGGTAGCCCAGAAGCGTATCGTGGAACAACTATTACTGACTTTCCAAATTTCTTTCTCGTGCTTGGGCCAAACTTAGCCATTGGCCATAATTCGGCGTTCATTATTATCGAAGCGCAATTGAACTATGTGATGGGCGCGTTAACAGAAATGCGCGATAACAACTTATCGCGCCTAGAAGTAAATAGCGCAGCACAGAAAGTCTATAACGAGAAAGTGCAGCAAGATTTACAAACTACCGTTTGGAATACCGGCGGTTGTTCTAGTTATTACATCGATGAAAATGGTAAGAACAGTATTGGCTTTCCGTGGAGTACATTCAAACTAAGAAAAATGTTGGCCAAGTTTGATGGCCAAGCCTACTCGTTAGATAAAAAGAGTGAGTCATAA
- a CDS encoding Patatin family protein — MSKKPKRALVLGCGAVAGAAWMIPALVQIRQQLDWNPEEADIFIGTSVGAVLVSLMAGGVSLNDLIASQEENLIDSKYRNIWNHDKDSGSWYPPLPTFKFTAKNLYKKMRRGELSSLTGWIGLLPQGGFDMTSFVKLIDRVKNKEGKDKSWVGHSDCWLVAVDNESGERIAFGRDKHELPSLDISQAVCASYAVPGWCPPITINNRTYIDGGVVSPCSVDMLVDTDVDEVILLVPMASTNPDQSLSWFNKIERKVRKGMTKIVDKEVALLKGAGKKVIRIEPTAEDLKAFGYNMMDPRRRRGVYKTSQVTSPTNVHKAILMGLNT; from the coding sequence ATGTCTAAAAAACCTAAGCGCGCTTTAGTTTTAGGTTGCGGGGCGGTTGCGGGTGCTGCATGGATGATTCCTGCATTAGTCCAAATTCGACAGCAATTAGACTGGAACCCTGAAGAGGCTGATATCTTTATTGGCACGTCAGTGGGTGCCGTTTTGGTCAGTTTAATGGCGGGTGGAGTCTCTCTTAATGACTTAATCGCTTCACAAGAAGAAAACCTTATCGATAGTAAATATAGAAATATATGGAACCACGATAAAGATTCAGGCTCATGGTATCCACCATTACCTACCTTTAAATTTACCGCAAAAAACTTATATAAAAAGATGCGTCGCGGTGAGTTAAGTTCATTAACGGGATGGATCGGACTATTGCCACAAGGCGGATTCGACATGACCTCTTTTGTGAAATTAATTGATCGCGTAAAAAACAAAGAAGGAAAAGATAAAAGCTGGGTCGGTCATAGCGATTGCTGGTTAGTCGCTGTTGATAATGAAAGCGGTGAACGTATTGCTTTTGGTCGTGACAAACATGAATTACCAAGTCTTGATATTAGTCAGGCCGTTTGTGCGTCCTATGCTGTGCCAGGTTGGTGTCCGCCCATCACCATCAATAATCGTACTTATATTGATGGTGGTGTTGTTTCACCCTGTTCAGTAGACATGCTGGTGGATACGGATGTCGATGAAGTGATTTTATTAGTGCCTATGGCATCAACAAATCCAGATCAGTCTTTGTCTTGGTTTAACAAGATTGAGCGTAAAGTACGAAAAGGCATGACAAAGATAGTGGATAAAGAAGTAGCTTTGCTTAAAGGAGCTGGTAAAAAAGTGATTCGTATTGAGCCAACCGCAGAGGATTTGAAAGCTTTTGGCTATAATATGATGGATCCGCGCCGCCGCAGGGGAGTGTATAAAACTTCGCAGGTGACTAGTCCTACTAATGTTCATAAAGCGATATTGATGGGCTTAAATACGTAG
- a CDS encoding Glutathione S-transferase family protein yields MSREINIMSNEDSNTQNSGPYVPPAVWTWEEKSGGQFASINRPVSGPTHEKILPAGKHPFQLHSLATPNGVKVTIMLEELIEAGIDAAEYDAYPINIMEGDQFGSGFVAINPNSKIPALIDNSSVAAGGKPIRIFESGAILMHLAEKFEIFLPKGAEKSEVLSWLFWQMGSAPFLGGGFGHFYAYAPEKFEYPINRYAMEVKRQLDVLDKQLANNTYISGEEYTIADMAIWPWYGVLVLGGLYDAAEFLDVKSYKHVMRWAEAIAQRPAVMRGKMVNRSWGEPEEQLLERHSREDFNK; encoded by the coding sequence ATGTCACGAGAAATTAATATTATGAGCAATGAAGACAGTAATACACAGAATAGTGGCCCTTACGTTCCACCTGCCGTTTGGACTTGGGAAGAAAAATCTGGTGGTCAATTTGCCAGTATCAATCGCCCTGTTTCTGGCCCGACCCATGAGAAAATATTGCCTGCAGGTAAACATCCTTTTCAATTACATTCTTTAGCGACACCCAACGGCGTTAAAGTCACCATCATGCTAGAAGAGCTGATCGAAGCAGGCATTGATGCAGCCGAGTACGATGCGTACCCGATTAATATTATGGAAGGTGATCAATTCGGCAGTGGCTTTGTGGCTATTAACCCTAATTCAAAAATTCCTGCTTTGATCGATAATTCTAGTGTTGCAGCCGGTGGAAAGCCCATTCGTATTTTTGAATCGGGTGCTATTTTGATGCATCTAGCCGAGAAATTTGAAATATTTTTACCCAAAGGTGCCGAAAAATCTGAGGTTCTTTCTTGGCTATTTTGGCAAATGGGCAGTGCGCCATTCTTAGGCGGTGGCTTCGGTCATTTCTACGCTTACGCCCCAGAAAAGTTTGAATACCCGATTAATCGTTATGCGATGGAAGTGAAACGTCAGCTGGATGTGCTCGATAAGCAATTGGCAAACAATACTTATATTAGCGGCGAAGAATATACCATTGCCGATATGGCAATTTGGCCTTGGTATGGCGTATTGGTTTTAGGTGGTTTATACGACGCCGCAGAATTCTTAGACGTTAAGTCTTATAAGCATGTGATGCGTTGGGCTGAGGCCATTGCTCAACGTCCTGCGGTTATGCGCGGAAAAATGGTTAATCGCTCTTGGGGGGAACCAGAAGAACAATTACTAGAGCGCCATAGCCGCGAAGATTTTAATAAATAA
- a CDS encoding Transferrin binding family protein yields the protein MMKKIYLVNAVTVCLLTACGGSGGETSNNNDVTDTSLSGNVNGLLANNTFSITASGGGELHTQRLDSEGNYKFENLTPETQYNLKVQAKGYRQEAILSSRPGRVAQALSVAAQPTPDIDNVFLYAWQDDGQSVSGLEYASAVNSQIEVNVEGIEHEVPNIAAAQILYRDYHIVLDDSDSLPWTQAHAYRLLETMKQIPQSHCKDSTESISLPCDATKHNVPETLWTLSTNHIAGNIAVNGNTVTLDAQAFTYAEPQIVSLEGQRGRFYSKSLHHAAVSYITNGGKNLEAANRILEKRFGVSIDTGASAYHSTYNNAVIAEDRTPSAWQKFTPEEVLIVINQFEEMPEGLHTIRDKNDSTKGLKYLFRRDNAHDHPLYPDAPAVAWPGNGYIEFMEKAFKGNNLEHMQRLVLHEKTHFLWHFVLNRDLKLEWLALSDWYRIDGSNPQNYLEEQPYSADQNLASHTHGSEFNSNNDTINIDASDGWSARKTTNFVSGYAQLKNPNEDLAESVSYFLNNPDKLRARAPAKYEFIRDRLMAGVTYLQTIRDDLTFEVLNLHPDYVYPGKIKNVDIKVEGAAGEDKRITIDLQLHTTQENCTLESCLEGASSAFTRIFSEIDTFKDIHFVPVSENGVRKKISDRLRATFTLPDTAKNGWWAPAQITITDPLGNQRYQRSTDYGWQMFINNPTDDVIAPKYVDDSLTLELGDEEFIEVRDGKKYRTVDNCDGNPAFECRVIKTLTAHWDVDEDVAMKSSGECFSRFAHQSFESYSDDMHGSFSENIHGAIDGQCTVKLTTTEYYRSGEYRVGHLSMQDRALNHSSENFSDNHEMREASPKVQLINDASTVDIIMPEMDIQSCTGAVNERCISVTAAPTNTAMPNGETNVEIKYWARDDKAGLGTVSYKLRDPQGTEHFHYHQHENSHTLFFEGDATEWKQYTATVTLPVGSAPGTWGVASIALHDKAGNRKFYDFTETLIFETL from the coding sequence ATGATGAAAAAAATATATTTGGTTAATGCAGTGACCGTCTGCTTATTAACCGCTTGTGGCGGTAGTGGTGGTGAAACATCAAACAATAATGATGTAACAGATACGAGTTTATCAGGAAATGTAAATGGTTTGCTCGCTAATAATACATTTTCTATTACGGCAAGCGGTGGTGGTGAATTGCATACACAGCGCTTGGACAGTGAAGGCAATTATAAGTTTGAAAACCTAACACCAGAAACTCAATATAACTTAAAAGTACAAGCAAAAGGCTATCGCCAAGAAGCCATTTTAAGCAGCAGACCAGGTCGTGTGGCACAGGCATTATCGGTTGCGGCACAACCCACTCCTGATATTGATAATGTTTTTCTATATGCGTGGCAAGACGATGGCCAAAGTGTGAGTGGTCTTGAATACGCGTCAGCCGTTAATTCACAAATCGAAGTGAATGTTGAAGGCATTGAACATGAAGTTCCTAATATTGCCGCAGCGCAAATTTTATATCGTGATTATCACATTGTTTTAGACGATTCAGACAGTCTGCCTTGGACTCAAGCACATGCGTATCGTTTATTAGAAACTATGAAGCAAATTCCACAATCGCACTGCAAAGACAGCACCGAATCAATTAGTCTTCCGTGCGATGCGACTAAGCATAATGTTCCTGAAACATTATGGACATTAAGCACGAATCACATTGCCGGTAATATTGCGGTGAATGGCAATACTGTTACTTTAGATGCACAAGCATTTACCTATGCCGAACCTCAGATTGTTTCTTTAGAAGGTCAGCGAGGACGTTTTTATTCTAAAAGTCTTCATCATGCCGCGGTTAGTTATATTACTAATGGCGGTAAAAATTTAGAGGCCGCTAATCGCATTTTAGAAAAACGCTTTGGTGTTTCGATTGATACCGGTGCCAGCGCCTATCACAGTACTTATAATAACGCCGTGATCGCTGAAGACCGTACGCCTTCTGCATGGCAAAAATTTACCCCAGAAGAAGTACTGATTGTGATTAATCAGTTCGAAGAAATGCCAGAAGGCCTGCACACCATTCGTGATAAAAACGATTCGACGAAAGGGCTAAAGTATTTATTCCGTCGTGATAATGCACATGACCATCCTTTATATCCTGATGCACCTGCTGTTGCTTGGCCGGGTAATGGTTATATTGAATTTATGGAAAAAGCTTTCAAAGGTAACAATCTTGAGCATATGCAGCGTTTAGTTTTGCATGAAAAAACGCACTTCTTGTGGCACTTCGTGCTTAATCGCGATTTAAAACTAGAATGGTTAGCTCTGTCTGATTGGTATCGCATTGATGGCTCTAATCCACAAAACTATCTAGAAGAACAACCATACAGCGCCGATCAGAATTTAGCATCGCATACACATGGTTCTGAATTTAATAGTAATAATGACACGATTAATATTGATGCAAGTGATGGATGGTCAGCGCGCAAAACGACCAACTTTGTTTCAGGTTATGCCCAGCTTAAAAACCCAAATGAAGATTTAGCCGAAAGCGTTTCTTACTTCTTAAATAATCCTGATAAATTACGTGCACGGGCGCCAGCAAAATATGAATTTATTCGTGACCGCTTGATGGCGGGTGTTACTTATTTGCAAACCATTCGTGATGATTTAACGTTTGAGGTATTAAACCTTCATCCTGATTATGTATATCCAGGAAAAATAAAAAATGTTGATATTAAAGTAGAGGGTGCTGCTGGTGAAGATAAACGTATCACTATTGATTTGCAGTTGCATACAACTCAAGAAAACTGCACCCTTGAGTCTTGTTTAGAAGGCGCATCTTCGGCCTTCACTCGAATCTTCAGTGAGATTGATACGTTTAAAGATATTCATTTTGTGCCCGTAAGCGAAAACGGCGTGCGTAAGAAAATATCAGATCGTTTACGTGCAACCTTTACTCTGCCTGATACCGCTAAAAATGGTTGGTGGGCTCCTGCGCAAATTACCATTACCGATCCTCTAGGAAATCAACGTTATCAGCGCAGTACCGATTATGGCTGGCAGATGTTTATCAACAATCCAACAGATGATGTGATTGCGCCTAAGTATGTTGATGACTCTTTAACCTTAGAGTTAGGTGATGAAGAATTTATTGAAGTACGTGACGGTAAAAAATATCGCACCGTAGATAATTGCGATGGCAATCCGGCGTTTGAATGTCGTGTGATTAAAACATTAACGGCCCACTGGGATGTAGATGAAGATGTTGCGATGAAATCAAGCGGTGAGTGTTTCTCGCGCTTTGCTCATCAATCATTTGAATCGTATTCTGACGATATGCACGGTAGTTTTTCTGAAAATATCCATGGCGCTATTGACGGTCAGTGTACTGTTAAATTAACGACGACAGAATATTATCGCAGTGGTGAATATCGTGTAGGGCATTTGTCGATGCAAGATCGAGCGTTGAATCACAGCAGTGAAAACTTCTCTGATAATCATGAGATGCGTGAAGCATCGCCTAAAGTTCAATTAATAAACGACGCATCGACGGTTGATATAATCATGCCTGAGATGGATATTCAGTCGTGTACTGGCGCTGTAAATGAACGCTGTATTTCAGTAACGGCGGCACCGACTAATACAGCAATGCCCAATGGCGAAACCAATGTAGAGATCAAGTATTGGGCGCGCGATGACAAAGCAGGCTTGGGCACGGTCTCTTATAAATTAAGAGATCCTCAAGGCACTGAGCATTTTCATTATCATCAGCATGAAAACTCGCATACATTATTCTTTGAGGGTGATGCCACTGAGTGGAAACAATACACGGCAACGGTAACGTTACCGGTTGGCTCTGCTCCGGGTACTTGGGGCGTTGCTTCTATCGCTTTGCATGATAAAGCGGGTAACCGTAAGTTTTATGATTTCACTGAAACGCTGATTTTTGAAACGCTTTAA